In Triticum aestivum cultivar Chinese Spring chromosome 5B, IWGSC CS RefSeq v2.1, whole genome shotgun sequence, the following proteins share a genomic window:
- the LOC123115115 gene encoding putative B3 domain-containing protein Os08g0325100 — protein sequence MCTSCERLNLWDEYRYKLLDDEEKHFLVLMLGDFRDAMIFPEELVWRFKCEIPGEIKLVSRKGYSHAIVVAKNQEKLVFTVGWRQFVGQYDLQMGDSLILKYNGNCQFDVIIFDKLGREKALSVVVDPFLPQVQENPNKAHEIGSSKNIDVPSERYKSWTDYHYTNLDDEKKYFLMVMMGNFQHEMIIPEEFIRRFKGEFPREMILETKNRCSYIIAVAKNQEKLVLTVGWGIFVKTFGLEMGDTIVFRYNGNSQFSAIIFDTLGYEKALSVVDLFPPLVQERRTTVKSSHLHPQPIQMVLPESPPTKRQRRIQMEVYEPCEGKITAINISSAEPSGESFSSEDNHGTRDVPGYNYILRKKKANLSSFLFEGDSFSSEDGHGGRDAIVKKAAKLTSAQKEQLKDGYITVHKTKLTSAQKEVVKQKVQSIHSEIPIFVAVE from the exons ATGTGCACGTCTTGTGAAAGATTGAACCTATGGGATGAGTATCGCTACAAACTTTTGGATGATGAGGAGAAGCATTTCTTGGTGCTTATGTTGGGTGATTTCCGAGATGCAATG ATATTCCCAGAAGAACTTGTGTGGCGTTTTAAATGTGAGATCCCAGGAGAGATCAAGCTAGTAAGCCGAAAAGGTTACAGTCACGCTATTGTGGTTGCCAAGAACCAAGAAAAGCTTGTCTTTACAGTGGGTTGGAGGCAGTTTGTTGGACAGTATGATCTACAGATGGGTGATTCCTTAATATTAAAATACAATGGGAACTGCCAGTTTGATGTCATAATCTTTGATAAGCTTGGCCGTGAAAAAGCATTGTCGGTTGTCGTGGATCCTTTTTTGCCGCAGGTCCAAGAAAATCCCAACAAGGCACATGAAATCGG ATCTTCTAAAAATATAGATGTGCCCTCTGAAAGATACAAAAGCTGGACTGATTATCACTACACAAACTTGGATGATGAAAAGAAATATTTCTTAATGGTTATGATGGGCAATTTTCAACATGAGATG ATCATCCCGGAAGAATTTATTCGGCGTTTCAAGGGCGAGTTCCCAAGAGAGATGATACTTGAAACAAAAAATCGTTGCAGTTACATTATTGCAGTTGCCAAGAACCAAGAAAAGCTTGTCCTTACAGTGGGATGGGGCATATTCGTTAAAACCTTTGGTCTAGAGATGGGTGACACCATAGTATTCAGATACAATGGAAACTCCCAGTTTAGTGCCATAATCTTTGATACACTTGGCTATGAGAAGGCACTTTCAGTTGTGGATCTTTTTCCGCCTCTTGTGCAAGAAAGGCGCACAACTGTGAAAAGTTCTCATTTACATCCTCAACCCATACAAATGGTACTGCCAGAGTCACCACCAACGAAAAGGCAGCGACGCATCCAAATGGAAGTGTACGAGCCATGTGAAGGCAAAATCACTGCAATAAATATTTCCTCCGCCGAGCCATCTG GAGAGTCTTTCTCCTCTGAAGATAACCATGGAACACGTGATGTGCCTGGTTACAATTACATTCTCAGGAAGAAGAAGGCCAATCTATCTTCATTTCTTTTTGAAGGAGATTCTTTCTCCTCTGAAGATGGCCATGGAGGACGTGATGCCATTGTCAAGAAGGCGGCAAAattaacttcagctcagaaggagcagttgaaggatggttacatcaccgtgcacaagaccaaactaacttcagctcagaaggaagTGGTGAAGCAGAAGGTCCAATCTATACACTCAGAGATCCCCATCTTTGTCGCG GTTGAATAA